From a single Lineus longissimus chromosome 16, tnLinLong1.2, whole genome shotgun sequence genomic region:
- the LOC135500829 gene encoding uncharacterized protein F54H12.2-like, translating to MAKDNNQEYTISLEEAILKINIKTIAEHVRLSHEERLLQGPAKYPVTSVQMKFYTRGANRSDLSENNLLQGRLPGRIVVGLVESDAFNGTLDKNPFNFQHFNVSSNTLRQNRTPVPFETIKLDYGNDQFLPGYFTVLHGTNVWGTDQGIGINTNEDYPKGYALYVFNLLADDSNGSNFNLVREGNISLDIRLKEPADKSITIVVYMEFDAIVEIDNNRTVTFNE from the coding sequence ATGGCCAAGGATAACAACCAGGAGTACAcgattagtttggaggaagcgattttgaaaatcaatatcaaaactattGCCGAACATGTTCGCCTTAGCCATGAGGAACGTCTTTTGCAAGGACCCGCCAAATATCCCGTAACATCGGttcaaatgaagttttataCACGTGGCGCCAACCGTTCGGATTTGTCAGAAAATAACTTGTTACAGGGTCGTTTACCGGGAAGAATCGTCGTAGGATTGGTGGAGTCCGACGCTTTCAACGGAACGCTGGACAAGAACCCGTTCAACTTTCAACACTTCAATGTGTCGAGTAATACGTTGCGACAAAACCGAACGCCAGTACCGTTTGAAACGATCAAACTCGATTACGGCAACGATCAGTTCCTACCCGGTTACTTCACGGTATTACACGGAACTAACGTTTGGGGAACTGACCAGGGAATAGGTATAAACACGAACGAGGATTATCCGAAAGGATACGCTCTCTACGTCTTCAACCTGTTAGCAGATGATTCAAACGGttccaatttcaacttggtaCGTGAAGGAAACATAAGTCTTGACATTCGTTTGAAAGAACCAGCCGATAAGAGTATAACTATTGTAGTTTATATGGAATTCGACGCTATTgtggaaattgacaacaatcgcACAGTCACCTTCAATGAATAA